The window aaattcaatacacaaatttggtatatttaatttaccaaatcgtCATAGTTTTCGTAAAACAATTTGGagtaatttctttaaatatgacattcattttcaatctttcTTATATAATCATTACGTGCGATTAAATTgtcacttttttaaaattcatattctaaattcaagatacaaatttcatatatttaatttactaagAGTATTTGGTTGagattttgaagtgtttaattttgttaaaaaaattattttgaaaaaaattgtagtggTTGGAAAATTagaacaatttcattttttaaaaattcatcttaaacaaatcattaaaaaccaaatttttagaaaaggaaagtTTAGGTTATTGActagaaaattgataattttttctatctttatgaaaattacaaaattaccttcatgaaaattacaaaattaccTTCCATATTACCATTCCCAATGTTAAATCTTATTAATATTATgttgttgaaagaaataaagtattattgaaaaaatatttcacttttttttctcttttattttaaataattactgAAACAATACAATAAGTCAACCTCTGTGTTTATTTCTATTTgcattattaatttcattttctcttatttattttcttttcgaaagaaaaaaatagaaaaaaataagttgattatgaatttaaatatcaatatacttttacttataaaataaaactatctacaaaatttaataagaaaataaataatgtttttagttctaattttactaatttcaaaattttaaatcaattagttCCAAGATATAGTgcaattaatttcaaaacatatttcttttttaaaaaattaaaatatctgtatttttatgaaattaggACATACTGTTTAGTAATCCTTTATAGTAATTTAGGTTaagtataaacattttttatatacgacaaactaaaaattcacatataaatacttataaaaaagTCTAACCAAACATgcatgaattttaaaaacattttttatatacgataaactaaacaaaattcacacataaatatttataaaagaatctAACCAAACATgcatgaattttaaaaacattttttatatatgacaaactaaacaaaattcacGTATAAACACTTCTAAGTTAAGTATAAACATATgtaagtgtttaaatttaaactcatttttaagAAAGTGTTGTTAAagataaatgtatttttcaaaaacattttgttcttaattcaATCTAAACGGACCCTAAATCATCCTAATTTTCATAAtgcaagaacaaaaaaaaaatactggTCAAATGGTGTAATCACAATAAAGTACCTAATTCAagagtaaaagaagaaattaaaattttaaattaatgtaattgtaacaaattcataacttaaaaataagttgtgttttttcttttaaaagaaagattaaaattaaccaaatttgtaagaatagaaattataaatgagaaaaaaaatggagtaaatagtatttaattaaatttaaattgattaattataaataaagaaggaTTGAAATGGATTGAGGAAGGAATAATAAAAGATTGAGTAAGGAATAGGAGCATAAAcgagtttttaaaatgagtCATTTTTTCactattaaatttagatttatatcttttatttagtCCATAAAATAGGAGCATAAACGGGTTAGGTTGGGAAGCATTTGCAATTCATATTTTTGAATTGGTTGGGTTATTAACTTGAATAACCTGAATTAAGCTTTTAATTCAACCTAtaaaatatgagttgggttggattgaggTCGGgttgtattgtttttatttttttgtttataaattctAATGTTTGTAAAGttcaaaacttttcattttcaaagaaaaaaaaattcaaaataagaataaaggAATGCAGGGCACAACTTCGAAATGACAAAGTTAACctaattatttaacttttattaatatgGATTAGGCTGAGTTGAATCAAATTTTCAGCTCTACAACCTAAGACCCAACCTAAcctaaaaaattcaaaattttcaacccaatccaactcacattttaattatataaattgggttattagattattcttacACCCTACCATAAAATTCACTTGTTACATTTTTACATATTGATTTTTAACTCAAGTTGGTAGCATTAatagctatatatatatttatttaaagtaattaaataaaattgagctAATTatctatattattaaattaattactcACAGCtacagaaaaaaaagcatttgCGAGTAAAAATTTTCAcattctattatttaaaattaatttcaaataaaaataaaacttaaaactctactaaagaataatattaagaaataaaaattaaaattaaaaatattaggtaaaagtataatatgataaaatattgttattattattatttttctttctttttcatttcgaAAGACCCCACCGGTGGGTCCAACATTATCCTTTTTTGTCGTCTAGCTAACCCCATGTCATCACTATTTTGGAAGTACACGTGTTGACTCATGAGCGTCCCATATTCCAGTTGGCGTCAGCTCTCAGTTACCGCAATATCTAGGGctatttaagtaaaataaatttcactTTTGATAACGTGGCAACATACTATTCGGTTATTTTAAAGCGCCTCAAAATCGGTCACACGTAGATAATAATTCCCTCATGATTCCCAAATATAAaccaatgaaaaagaaaaaggaaaaatccaCTTCGAagctttgatatttttgtcctatttttatttttttaatatatatttctgtgGTCGTGTATTTCCACCTTCTTCTCCAATTAACAAAGCCTAGAAATTTTGGTTACAAGAAATAGTTGTTGGATGGAAAATTTAAAGTCGGCGCAGGAGACAGATTCAGAGCGGCCCAACCTGCCGCCAGGATTCCGGTTCCACCCTACCGACGAGGAGCTGGTGGTTCACTATCTGAAGAAGAAGGCTACTTCTCTCCCTTTGCCGGTGGCCATCATCGCTGAAGTCGACCTCTATAAGTACGATCCTTGGGAGCTTCCAGGTTAGTTTTCTCGCCGGAATATTCCATAGCCGGATAAAGTTTTGTTGATTcatattcaaacttttttttttttttttaatgaaaattcaaactctGTTTCTTCATAATTATCTCGAGAGATTCCAATAAAACTCGGCTTGCATTCAATCAATTAACACAAAAACTTACTTATATATCATCCGGACTTAAAATATTCAAGTGAATGAAAGGAGTCTGCAGTATGtaaaatagtttgtttgaaGTGAATGATGTATAGAATttgatgaatttaattttaaagtttttaaaatcactattaatagttaaattaaatcaattcattGTTTGATGCTATACTTTACatgattaaaattatttttttcaataatttaaacatttttatcgTGTTGGAAATGAGAATAggttataattgttttttattttgttataaaaaaattcagcTAAGGCTAGCTATGGGGAGCAAGAATGGTATTTTTTCAGTCCAAGAGATCGAAAGTATCCAAACGGAGCACGACCAAATCGGGCAGCAACGTCGGGGTATTGGAAAGCAACCGGAACCGATAAGCCAGTCATAGCTTCGTCGGAAGGGAACCGGAAAGTTGGAGTGAAGAAGGCTTTGGTTTTCTATGGTGGAAAACCTCCAAAAGGAATCAAAACCAATTGGATCATGCATGAATATCGCCTCGCCGATAACAAATCCGGTGGTGGAAACAATAATAAGCCACCGGGATTCAATATCGGCGGTAAGAAAAACTCACTGAGGGTACGAATTTTGGAtctttgtcaattttaattttagctttttcaaactaattatgattcaaaacaatttatttatttatttatttattgttttagcTCGATGATTGGGTTTTGTGtcgaatatataaaaagaccAACTCGAACAAACCGGGAATGGATCATGAACGAGAAGATTGCTTTGATTCTTTGGTTGGGTCCATACCGTCATCGATACAAATCAATAGCTACAACCAATCAATGACGACGACCACAACGGCAACGAACTTTAGTATGTATTCTGAATTAGCCTCTTTGTCGCTTCCAATGAAACGGTTGCTGCAACCACCATCGTGGGAGGAGGAAGAGTATCGGTTGGCCGACAATCGATCCTCAAGAAAAAGATTACAGTTAATGAACGGAGGTGGTGGCGGCGACAACTCAATCGCGGCTCTCCTCAGTCAGCTACCGTCGCTGCAGCAGCCGACATTGCAAGGTTGTATCGTCGGTGATGAGATTTTCCGGCCTGCATTTCAACTGCCGGAGACAAATTGGTATTCATAACACACAACTACAAAATTGAATTGGTGGGTAcgttataaatttaaaaaagaaaaaaagaaaaaagaaagaaagatcaAATATGACACATTCAAAGTTGATTGCTTACCTAAAATATACAGCTGATTTGATATTTAGGAGatattcttaatattttggGGATTTTAATGTTTAGCACAGATTGaagataaatgataaaacaaagaatatcGCTGAtaattattaagttttttaagaaaaaaaaaatcgatatAAGGGGAAAGGGAGTTTGGATAAATTTGTTGTATAAATGAACTAATTCTCTGCAAAATGGTGgtcttaaaattaaattacccCAAGATAGGTTTTGCTGTGTGAATATTGGTCATGTCAATAGTGGAAATGGgttatgtaaaatatatatatatgtatacacaaAGCTATTCTACTGATTATGTGTAAAGAACTAGATTGACATAaccctaattattttttttagggtttggAGATTATATATGCGTGTATTCACATACTTAGcttgtcatatatatatatacaaggaaatgaaagaattaatatatatggtttgatttttaattctttattgtatttaattatatattgggAAATACAACATCAAAGATTTATATTCCGACtcgtataatttttttaaaatgagaaagaaatatttgggtttttgaaaatgaagttctaaattaattgattaaccGATAAAACAAGGAAGGATTGTAAATTCCTTCCtgcttaattatatattttgtctGTTGAATTTTGCTAAATTCgatcattattttcaattaatgtgataaaaattaatgagatatttcattttttgaaaagctCATATATCCATATTTGGTAGAGGTGGTGATGAAGTAGAAAGAATTCACAGGATGCATAATTGATATCATACGTTTGTCTCTAGAGAatgaaaataggaaaattaattttaatttctc of the Cucumis sativus cultivar 9930 chromosome 3, Cucumber_9930_V3, whole genome shotgun sequence genome contains:
- the LOC101209303 gene encoding NAC transcription factor 56 — its product is MENLKSAQETDSERPNLPPGFRFHPTDEELVVHYLKKKATSLPLPVAIIAEVDLYKYDPWELPAKASYGEQEWYFFSPRDRKYPNGARPNRAATSGYWKATGTDKPVIASSEGNRKVGVKKALVFYGGKPPKGIKTNWIMHEYRLADNKSGGGNNNKPPGFNIGGKKNSLRLDDWVLCRIYKKTNSNKPGMDHEREDCFDSLVGSIPSSIQINSYNQSMTTTTTATNFSMYSELASLSLPMKRLLQPPSWEEEEYRLADNRSSRKRLQLMNGGGGGDNSIAALLSQLPSLQQPTLQGCIVGDEIFRPAFQLPETNWYS